One window of the bacterium genome contains the following:
- a CDS encoding glycosyltransferase, whose translation METYLETQPIKKAVPIVFVNYHGTIGGGQNHLLTILDGLDRQRFLPHVVCCQDGQFAKELRRRGIPLEIIPFWKGKLRYLHKNLPALWQFYQYVKKVSARLVHVSGLQEAKLAAYGCKWARVPMVWLVAP comes from the coding sequence ATGGAAACTTATTTAGAGACACAACCAATAAAAAAAGCCGTGCCGATTGTATTTGTTAATTATCATGGGACCATCGGCGGCGGACAGAACCATTTATTGACCATTTTAGATGGGTTGGACCGGCAACGATTTTTGCCGCATGTGGTTTGCTGCCAGGACGGTCAGTTTGCCAAAGAGCTTCGCCGGCGCGGCATTCCGTTGGAAATTATTCCTTTTTGGAAAGGTAAGCTTCGCTACTTGCATAAAAATTTGCCTGCACTCTGGCAATTTTACCAGTATGTGAAAAAGGTGTCCGCTCGTCTGGTGCATGTGAGCGGGCTCCAGGAAGCAAAGCTGGCCGCCTATGGATGCAAGTGGGCCCGTGTGCCCATGGTTTGGCTGGTGGCGCCATGA